A section of the Saliniramus fredricksonii genome encodes:
- a CDS encoding rhodanese-like domain-containing protein gives MQQIIKTTLGVCFAAGLAFSAHAGEAPMEISGATTVDAEGVITLIESTPDLVILDNRSVADYDAGHIEGAIRLIDTDITGAADLAAHVPAMDSPVLFYCNGLSCGRAANAAEMAVDYGYTNVSYYALGMTEWRDLGLPLVTN, from the coding sequence ATGCAGCAAATCATCAAGACCACGCTGGGCGTCTGCTTTGCCGCCGGCCTCGCTTTCTCGGCCCATGCCGGAGAAGCTCCGATGGAAATTTCCGGCGCCACCACGGTCGATGCCGAAGGCGTCATCACCCTGATCGAATCCACCCCGGACCTCGTCATCCTCGATAACCGTTCGGTGGCCGATTACGATGCGGGCCATATCGAAGGTGCCATCCGCCTGATCGATACCGACATCACCGGCGCCGCTGATCTCGCCGCCCACGTCCCGGCAATGGATAGCCCGGTCCTGTTCTACTGCAACGGCCTGAGTTGCGGGCGCGCGGCCAATGCCGCCGAGATGGCGGTCGATTACGGCTACACCAATGTCAGCTATTACGCGCTCGGCATGACCGAATGGCGCGATCTCGGCCTGCCGCTGGTGACGAACTGA
- a CDS encoding methyl-accepting chemotaxis protein, which translates to MLSDHGRLLSILVIGALLNGIAALAVMQYVTDRYESAVSAANAEQIGALFNRYVDDAVWTEHAATLESLAAEIAQEQSLREGVSGGDGTALAATLPQMLRRDAVTSGAVAIRGLATLDADLTALATHDAAGETGIPSALMTKLAEREGAARLARIAHIWSDDGEPRMSVVAPVGGLRLAGYLVIHADPLHALAEADRRMGMAITFENRETGAVLARPENLAMPTDAAADSAIIEIRAPDGNPLFAARTTWDVSSTAQTMAQTRSLSFTLLVGAVLMIGAGMIGLVFRLIRRIARKEAAAAEQAAQAAMREDEARREAQAQIQARAEEERRDTMLRLADSLESSVAAIVQSLSGAATQIESNADGMVALSGRTAARGSEAGEASQRAGADVNAVASATEELSASISEIGEQVSQAAEIAGSAVEEAGSVSGKVEALGEATSRIGEVVGLINEIAAQTNLLALNATIEAARAGEAGKGFAVVAQEVKNLASQTAKATEDISAQIASVQGASVDVVDAIQGITKTIREISGISTTVSAAVEQQRAATSEIARSVSTAATGAQSISASVAEVTQAAGETNAKADELRAASGELTSQAERLRNEMHAFLGHLRAA; encoded by the coding sequence ATGCTGTCCGACCATGGACGGCTGCTCTCCATCCTCGTCATCGGCGCGCTGCTCAACGGCATTGCGGCGCTCGCTGTGATGCAATATGTGACGGATCGCTACGAGAGCGCCGTCAGCGCGGCCAATGCCGAACAGATCGGGGCGCTCTTCAACCGCTATGTCGATGATGCGGTCTGGACCGAGCACGCGGCCACGCTCGAGTCGCTGGCCGCCGAGATCGCCCAGGAACAGAGCCTTCGCGAAGGCGTGAGTGGTGGTGACGGCACAGCGCTGGCCGCGACCCTGCCGCAGATGCTGCGCCGCGATGCGGTGACCTCCGGGGCCGTGGCCATACGCGGCCTCGCAACCCTCGACGCCGATCTCACGGCTTTGGCCACGCATGACGCAGCCGGCGAGACCGGGATCCCGTCAGCATTGATGACGAAACTCGCCGAGCGCGAAGGCGCGGCGCGTCTGGCCCGGATCGCGCATATCTGGTCTGATGACGGTGAACCGCGCATGAGTGTGGTCGCACCCGTGGGCGGTCTGCGTCTGGCCGGCTACCTCGTCATCCATGCCGACCCGCTTCATGCCCTCGCCGAGGCCGATCGGCGCATGGGCATGGCGATCACCTTTGAAAATCGCGAGACCGGCGCGGTTCTGGCCCGCCCGGAGAATCTCGCCATGCCGACCGACGCCGCGGCCGACAGCGCGATCATCGAGATCCGCGCCCCCGATGGCAATCCGCTCTTCGCCGCCCGGACGACCTGGGATGTCAGCAGCACGGCGCAGACCATGGCGCAGACGCGCAGCCTTTCCTTCACGCTGCTTGTCGGCGCGGTGCTCATGATCGGCGCCGGCATGATCGGGCTCGTCTTCCGCCTCATCCGCCGCATAGCCCGCAAGGAGGCGGCAGCCGCCGAGCAGGCGGCCCAGGCGGCCATGCGCGAGGACGAGGCGCGGCGGGAGGCGCAGGCGCAGATCCAGGCGCGCGCCGAGGAGGAGCGCCGCGACACGATGCTGCGCCTCGCCGATTCCCTGGAGAGCTCGGTTGCAGCGATCGTCCAGTCCCTGAGCGGCGCCGCAACGCAGATCGAGAGCAATGCCGATGGCATGGTCGCCCTTTCGGGCCGCACCGCTGCGCGCGGGAGCGAAGCCGGCGAGGCATCGCAACGGGCCGGCGCCGACGTCAATGCCGTCGCCTCCGCCACCGAGGAGCTCAGCGCCTCCATCAGCGAGATCGGCGAGCAGGTCTCGCAGGCCGCCGAGATCGCGGGCAGCGCCGTCGAGGAAGCCGGCAGCGTCTCCGGCAAGGTCGAGGCTCTCGGCGAAGCCACCAGCCGCATCGGCGAGGTTGTCGGATTGATCAACGAGATCGCCGCCCAGACCAATCTGCTCGCCCTCAATGCCACCATCGAGGCCGCGCGCGCCGGCGAAGCCGGCAAGGGGTTTGCCGTAGTGGCGCAGGAGGTGAAGAATCTCGCGTCCCAGACCGCGAAGGCGACGGAGGACATCAGCGCACAGATTGCCTCGGTGCAAGGCGCTTCCGTCGATGTCGTGGATGCCATACAGGGCATCACGAAAACCATCCGCGAGATCTCGGGGATCTCGACGACCGTCTCCGCCGCCGTCGAGCAGCAGCGCGCCGCAACCTCCGAAATCGCCCGCTCGGTATCGACGGCAGCAACCGGTGCGCAGAGCATTTCCGCGAGCGTCGCCGAGGTGACCCAGGCGGCCGGTGAGACCAATGCCAAGGCCGATGAATTGCGCGCGGCCTCGGGCGAACTCACCAGCCAGGCTGAGCGTCTGCGCAATGAGATGCATGCCTTCCTCGGCCATTTGCGGGCCGCATGA
- a CDS encoding tellurite resistance TerB family protein, which yields MIDSSRTPASGSAMSFVRLLKSAAIFFGFRSARQGPWPDPAHLGATTLLVHVARVDGRFSDAERRRLEAAAHAHFCRSAREATHLVRHAQALDDEINDVSEILEMIGRGEDDRRRALTLAFAVASADGAIREIEENLVWRVGRLLGFDDDAITAIRETQTAQP from the coding sequence ATGATCGATTCTTCGCGCACACCTGCTTCCGGTTCCGCCATGTCCTTCGTGCGTCTGCTCAAATCTGCGGCGATCTTCTTCGGCTTCCGGTCCGCCCGGCAGGGGCCCTGGCCCGACCCGGCGCATCTGGGCGCAACCACGCTGCTGGTTCACGTGGCGCGGGTCGACGGGCGCTTCAGCGATGCAGAGCGCCGGCGGCTGGAAGCGGCGGCACACGCGCATTTCTGCCGATCGGCGCGTGAGGCGACGCATCTTGTCAGGCACGCACAAGCCCTTGATGATGAAATCAATGACGTATCGGAAATCCTCGAGATGATCGGTCGCGGTGAAGATGATCGCCGCCGCGCCCTGACGCTGGCCTTCGCCGTCGCCTCTGCGGACGGGGCGATACGCGAGATCGAGGAAAATCTCGTCTGGCGTGTCGGGCGCCTGCTCGGCTTCGACGACGACGCCATCACCGCCATCAGGGAGACGCAGACGGCTCAGCCATGA
- a CDS encoding glutamine amidotransferase, translated as MIAPDPDKFPVLIVLHQETSTPGRVGRLLMERGYPLDIRRPRYGDPLPDTLAGHAGAVIFGGPMSANDEEDFIRRETDWIAVPLKERKPYLGLCLGAQIMARHLGARVYAHEEGRAEIGYYPLTPTHAGLSVEKRLGTPWPDHVYHWHREGFDCPPGAVTLATGDDFPVQAVRYGPAAYAFQFHPEVTYAMTCRWTTRAHERMKLPGAKPRKEHLEGRLIHDPAVNVWINNFLDYWLAGGCDDEAGRHGAPALIDRAAAQSL; from the coding sequence ATGATCGCACCAGACCCGGACAAATTCCCCGTTCTCATCGTCCTCCATCAGGAGACCTCGACGCCCGGTCGCGTCGGGAGGCTGCTCATGGAGCGCGGCTATCCCCTGGATATCCGCCGCCCCCGCTATGGCGACCCGCTGCCCGACACGCTCGCCGGTCATGCCGGCGCCGTGATCTTCGGCGGGCCGATGAGCGCCAATGACGAGGAGGATTTCATCCGGCGCGAGACCGACTGGATCGCGGTGCCCCTGAAGGAGCGCAAGCCCTATCTCGGCCTGTGCCTCGGCGCGCAGATCATGGCCCGGCATCTGGGAGCGCGGGTCTATGCGCATGAGGAAGGGCGCGCCGAAATCGGCTATTATCCGCTGACGCCAACCCATGCCGGGCTCAGCGTGGAGAAGCGCCTCGGCACGCCCTGGCCGGATCATGTCTATCACTGGCACCGCGAGGGATTCGACTGTCCGCCGGGCGCGGTGACGCTGGCCACCGGCGACGATTTCCCCGTCCAGGCGGTGCGTTACGGACCCGCCGCCTATGCTTTCCAGTTCCATCCGGAAGTCACCTATGCCATGACCTGCCGCTGGACCACGCGGGCGCATGAGCGCATGAAGCTGCCTGGCGCCAAACCGCGCAAGGAGCATCTCGAAGGACGCCTGATCCACGATCCCGCCGTGAATGTCTGGATCAACAATTTTTTGGATTACTGGCTTGCCGGCGGCTGTGACGACGAGGCCGGCCGGCATGGCGCGCCGGCCCTCATCGATCGCGCCGCCGCGCAATCGTTGTAA
- a CDS encoding ABC transporter ATP-binding protein: MNGLRALTSGSPVGQTVANAGATRDAAAVRVPAVTGPQPPMLDDDVIRPAAPTCPAGLIGGAAYAGASGPPLMIIEGLERIFRTGERPAVDGVTLDVYEGELLALLGPSGCGKTTTLRMIGGFEQPDAGRIFMRGHDITDLPPEKRGIGFVFQDYALFPHLDVFENVRFGLNRLPRRQAEARVREMLELVGLSELAKRRPHELSGGQQQRVALARTLALAPSLVLMDEPFSNLDAAMRVETRQEVRALLKEAGSAGILVTHDQEEALALADRIVVMEAGKVCQIGTPDEIYRHPVSSFVASFIGRSNIVTGKAEGLGAETPFGRVELSKAVNGTVDLAVRPEQILLEPHEKGEAEVIGREYRGHDQLYWVRKGERRLLVISGPAEQIEVGARVNLRVCDCVVPINQDIGTLIAE; this comes from the coding sequence ATGAACGGCTTGCGCGCGCTGACCTCCGGATCCCCGGTGGGACAAACGGTTGCGAATGCCGGTGCAACGCGTGATGCCGCTGCGGTGCGGGTCCCGGCTGTGACGGGTCCGCAGCCGCCGATGCTTGATGACGATGTCATCCGCCCCGCTGCTCCGACCTGCCCGGCGGGACTGATCGGCGGTGCGGCCTATGCCGGTGCCAGCGGTCCGCCTCTGATGATCATCGAGGGGCTCGAACGCATTTTCCGCACGGGCGAGCGCCCCGCCGTGGATGGCGTCACGCTCGATGTCTATGAGGGCGAGCTGCTGGCTCTGCTCGGCCCTTCAGGCTGCGGCAAGACCACCACCCTGCGCATGATCGGCGGTTTCGAACAGCCCGATGCCGGTCGCATCTTCATGCGTGGCCACGACATCACGGATCTGCCCCCGGAGAAGCGCGGTATCGGTTTCGTCTTTCAGGATTACGCCCTGTTTCCGCATCTCGACGTGTTCGAGAATGTCCGCTTCGGCCTCAACAGGCTGCCGCGCAGGCAGGCGGAAGCCCGCGTGCGCGAGATGCTCGAACTCGTCGGGCTCTCGGAACTGGCGAAGCGCAGGCCGCATGAACTTTCCGGCGGCCAGCAGCAGCGCGTGGCGCTTGCGCGCACCCTCGCGCTGGCGCCGTCCCTCGTCCTGATGGACGAACCGTTTTCCAATCTCGATGCCGCCATGCGGGTCGAGACCCGCCAGGAAGTGCGCGCATTGTTGAAGGAAGCGGGCTCCGCCGGCATCCTCGTCACCCATGATCAGGAGGAAGCGCTGGCGCTGGCCGACCGCATCGTGGTGATGGAAGCGGGCAAGGTCTGCCAGATCGGCACGCCGGACGAGATCTACCGCCATCCGGTCAGCTCGTTCGTCGCGAGCTTCATAGGGCGCTCGAACATCGTCACCGGCAAGGCCGAGGGCCTCGGCGCCGAGACGCCGTTCGGGCGGGTGGAACTGTCGAAGGCGGTGAACGGCACGGTCGATCTCGCCGTGCGCCCCGAACAGATCCTGCTCGAGCCACACGAAAAAGGCGAAGCCGAGGTGATCGGGCGCGAATATCGCGGCCATGACCAGCTCTACTGGGTCAGGAAAGGCGAGCGCCGGCTGCTGGTGATCAGCGGCCCGGCCGAGCAGATCGAAGTCGGAGCACGGGTCAATCTGCGCGTCTGCGACTGCGTCGTGCCGATCAATCAGGATATCGGAACCCTGATCGCGGAATGA
- a CDS encoding polyhydroxyalkanoate depolymerase, with the protein MDLAYFYYEAGHILLSPARAANDATRLFFKNPANPLSYTPYGKAMAAGCELFERTTRRYGKPSFDLDTTQIGDREVTVRERVVWHKPFCNLLHFDRMLPRGVDPQPKLLIVAPMSGHYATLLRGTVETFLPTHEVYITDWVDAREVPLSDGSFDLDDYIDYIIDICHLLGPDVHVMAVCQPAVPVLAAVAQMEAMEDDCVPASMILMGGPIDTRKSPTAVNKGAQERGTEWFRRNCIVKVPPPNPGLWRDVYPGFFQLSGFMAMNLDRHISAHWNMFNHLVENDGDSAEKHREFYDEYLAVMDLTAEFYLQTVETVFVQHALPKGEMMHRDEKVDLGAIRHCAIMAIEGENDDISGIGQTRAALELTPNLPEEKKTYHLQERVGHYGVFNGGRFRREIAPRICDFIDAHESDAGAARPAPRSKKPQLRAVR; encoded by the coding sequence ATGGATCTCGCGTATTTCTATTACGAGGCCGGGCACATCCTGCTCTCGCCGGCCCGTGCCGCAAACGACGCGACCCGTCTGTTCTTCAAGAATCCCGCCAATCCGCTGAGCTATACGCCCTATGGCAAGGCGATGGCGGCCGGGTGTGAGCTTTTCGAACGCACCACACGCCGCTACGGCAAGCCATCATTCGATCTCGACACCACGCAGATCGGCGATCGCGAGGTCACGGTGCGTGAGCGCGTGGTCTGGCACAAGCCCTTCTGCAATCTTCTGCATTTTGACAGGATGTTGCCGCGTGGTGTCGACCCGCAGCCCAAGCTGCTGATCGTCGCCCCGATGTCGGGCCACTATGCCACGCTGTTGCGCGGCACGGTCGAGACCTTCCTGCCAACGCATGAAGTCTATATTACCGACTGGGTCGATGCCCGCGAAGTACCCCTGAGCGACGGCAGCTTCGATCTCGACGATTACATCGACTATATCATCGATATCTGCCATCTGCTCGGTCCGGACGTCCATGTCATGGCCGTCTGCCAGCCGGCCGTGCCCGTTCTCGCCGCCGTGGCGCAGATGGAAGCGATGGAGGATGATTGCGTCCCCGCCTCGATGATCCTGATGGGCGGCCCGATCGATACCCGCAAATCCCCAACCGCCGTCAACAAGGGCGCACAGGAACGCGGCACCGAATGGTTCCGCCGCAACTGCATCGTCAAGGTACCGCCCCCCAATCCCGGCCTGTGGCGCGACGTCTATCCCGGTTTCTTCCAGCTTTCGGGCTTCATGGCGATGAATCTCGATCGTCATATCTCGGCGCATTGGAACATGTTCAACCATCTCGTCGAGAATGACGGTGATTCCGCCGAGAAGCACCGCGAGTTCTATGACGAATACCTCGCCGTGATGGATCTCACCGCCGAGTTCTATCTGCAGACGGTCGAAACCGTTTTCGTGCAGCATGCCCTGCCCAAGGGAGAGATGATGCATCGCGACGAGAAGGTCGATCTCGGCGCCATCCGCCATTGCGCCATCATGGCGATCGAGGGCGAGAACGACGATATTTCCGGCATCGGCCAGACCAGGGCGGCGCTGGAACTCACGCCCAATCTGCCGGAAGAGAAGAAGACCTACCACCTGCAGGAGCGCGTCGGCCATTACGGCGTCTTCAATGGCGGGCGCTTCCGCCGCGAGATCGCCCCGCGCATCTGCGATTTCATTGATGCGCATGAAAGCGATGCCGGCGCCGCCCGTCCGGCACCGCGCAGCAAGAAGCCGCAACTGCGTGCCGTACGCTGA
- the polA gene encoding DNA polymerase I, with protein MSGKSSAIGKGDRLILVDGSSFVFRAFFQSMNQDAKYNYRSDGLPTGALRMFCVKLWQFIREGAAGVKPTHLAIVLDKSEGSFRREIYPEYKGHRPDAPEDLKRQMPLMRDAVRAFGLIPVELERYEADDLIAAYAREAAAAGAEVVIVSADKDLMQLVGPHVRFYDFESGIKGKNGYRPERNLDVEGVIERWGVPPEKIADVLALTGDTSDNVPGVPGIGPKTAVQLLEQFGDLETLLERAGEIRQPKRRETLIENADKARLSRKLVLLDEKAPVPVPLADLTLAEIDAQKLIAFFKAMEFTTITKRVATEYDIDLNAVEADPELARGGDSAGESGAAGEVGLAEGDPQASPERLVKQRREEAQGLKIDREAYECLRDRDSLDKWIADAREAGIVALDTETDSLSAHSAELVGISLGLPDGRACYIPLQHRGGSDLFDETGLVKGQIPLDDALAALKPLLEEPGTLKIGHNFKYDWLVLARYGIETAPVDDTMLISYVLDAGRGGHGMDDLAERHLGHTTIKFAEVAGSGKKAVSFDRVGIEEATSYAAEDADVTMRLWRVLQPRLAAEAKMSVYQTLERPLVPVIACMERRGIKVDRQILSRLSSDFAQTLTRLEEEIQEDAGERFSVSSPRQIGEILFGKLGLPGGKKTPSGQWATPASALEELAEQGHPLPAKILEWRQQAKLKSTYSDALPNYMDEKGRVHTSFSLAATTTGRLSSSEPNLQNIPVRTPAGRKIRAAFVPEKGMKLISADYSQIELRILAHIADIPQLRKAFADGIDIHAATASEMFDIPLAEMTSEYRRRAKTINFGIIYGISAFGLANRLGIGREEAGAYIKQYFERFPGIRDYMEETKTYCREYGYVSTIFGRACHYPAIRAGNANERMAVERQAINAPIQGSAADIIRRAMIRMEDALSGSKLHAQMLLQVHDELIFEVPEDEVDQTIPLITRIMREAPHPALTLKVPLEVEARAADNWDEAH; from the coding sequence ATGTCCGGCAAAAGCTCCGCCATCGGGAAAGGCGACCGCCTGATCCTCGTCGATGGCTCGTCCTTCGTGTTCCGCGCCTTCTTCCAGTCGATGAACCAGGATGCGAAATACAATTATCGTTCCGACGGGCTGCCGACCGGGGCGTTGCGGATGTTCTGCGTCAAGCTCTGGCAGTTCATCCGCGAGGGCGCGGCGGGGGTAAAACCCACCCATCTCGCCATCGTGCTCGACAAGTCGGAAGGCTCGTTTCGCCGCGAGATCTACCCGGAATACAAGGGCCATCGCCCGGATGCGCCGGAGGATCTCAAGCGCCAGATGCCGCTGATGCGCGATGCCGTGCGCGCCTTCGGGTTGATCCCCGTCGAACTGGAGCGCTACGAGGCCGATGACCTGATCGCGGCCTATGCCCGCGAGGCGGCAGCAGCCGGAGCGGAGGTGGTGATCGTCTCCGCCGACAAGGATCTGATGCAGCTGGTCGGCCCCCATGTCCGCTTCTACGATTTCGAATCGGGCATCAAGGGCAAGAACGGCTACCGGCCCGAGCGCAATCTCGATGTCGAGGGGGTGATCGAGCGCTGGGGCGTGCCGCCGGAGAAGATCGCGGATGTGCTCGCACTCACCGGCGACACCTCCGATAACGTGCCCGGTGTGCCCGGGATCGGGCCGAAAACGGCGGTGCAACTCCTCGAACAGTTCGGCGATCTCGAAACGCTGCTGGAGCGCGCCGGCGAGATCAGGCAGCCCAAGCGCCGCGAGACCCTGATCGAGAATGCCGACAAGGCGCGGCTGTCCAGGAAACTCGTCCTGCTCGACGAGAAGGCCCCGGTGCCGGTGCCGCTCGCCGATCTCACCCTCGCCGAGATCGATGCGCAGAAGCTGATCGCCTTTTTCAAGGCGATGGAATTCACCACCATCACCAAACGCGTCGCCACCGAATACGATATCGATCTCAACGCCGTCGAGGCCGATCCAGAACTGGCGCGGGGGGGCGATTCTGCGGGCGAGTCGGGCGCTGCCGGCGAAGTGGGTCTCGCCGAGGGCGATCCGCAGGCGAGCCCCGAGCGCCTCGTCAAGCAGCGTCGCGAGGAAGCGCAGGGGTTGAAGATCGATCGCGAGGCCTACGAATGCCTGCGCGATCGCGACTCCCTCGACAAATGGATCGCGGATGCCCGCGAAGCGGGGATCGTCGCGCTCGATACCGAGACCGATTCGCTGAGCGCGCATTCTGCCGAACTCGTCGGCATCTCGCTCGGGCTCCCGGACGGGCGGGCCTGCTATATCCCGCTGCAACATCGCGGCGGCAGCGATCTGTTCGACGAGACCGGGCTGGTCAAGGGGCAGATTCCCCTTGATGACGCGCTCGCCGCGCTCAAACCGCTGCTGGAAGAGCCCGGCACGCTCAAGATCGGGCATAATTTCAAATATGACTGGCTGGTGCTCGCCCGCTACGGCATCGAGACGGCGCCGGTCGACGATACCATGCTGATCTCCTACGTGCTTGATGCCGGGCGCGGCGGCCACGGCATGGATGATCTCGCCGAACGGCATCTGGGGCACACCACCATCAAGTTCGCGGAGGTGGCCGGGAGCGGCAAGAAGGCCGTCAGCTTCGACCGTGTGGGCATCGAGGAAGCCACCAGTTACGCTGCGGAGGATGCCGATGTCACCATGCGGCTGTGGCGCGTGCTCCAGCCGCGGCTGGCCGCAGAAGCGAAGATGAGCGTCTACCAGACCCTGGAGCGCCCCCTCGTGCCGGTGATCGCGTGTATGGAGCGGCGCGGCATCAAGGTCGATCGGCAGATATTAAGCCGGCTATCGTCTGATTTCGCCCAGACGCTCACGCGTCTCGAGGAGGAGATCCAGGAGGATGCGGGCGAGCGCTTCTCGGTCTCGAGCCCGCGCCAGATTGGCGAAATTCTCTTCGGCAAGCTGGGGCTGCCCGGCGGCAAGAAGACGCCCTCCGGCCAATGGGCGACGCCGGCCTCCGCGCTGGAGGAACTCGCCGAACAGGGGCATCCCTTGCCGGCGAAGATTCTGGAATGGCGCCAGCAGGCCAAGCTGAAATCCACCTATAGCGACGCGCTGCCCAACTATATGGACGAGAAGGGCCGGGTGCACACCTCCTTCTCGCTGGCTGCCACCACGACGGGGCGGCTGTCATCATCGGAGCCCAATCTCCAGAACATCCCGGTGCGCACCCCGGCGGGCCGCAAGATCCGCGCGGCTTTCGTGCCCGAGAAGGGGATGAAGCTGATCTCGGCCGATTACAGCCAGATCGAATTGCGGATTCTCGCGCATATCGCGGATATCCCGCAATTGCGCAAAGCCTTCGCCGACGGCATCGACATCCACGCCGCCACCGCCTCGGAAATGTTCGACATCCCGCTTGCCGAGATGACCAGCGAATATCGCCGGCGCGCCAAGACCATCAATTTCGGCATCATCTACGGCATTTCCGCTTTCGGCCTCGCCAACCGGCTCGGGATCGGGCGCGAGGAGGCGGGCGCCTACATCAAGCAGTATTTCGAGCGGTTTCCCGGCATCAGGGATTACATGGAGGAGACCAAGACTTATTGCCGCGAGTACGGCTACGTCTCCACCATTTTCGGGCGCGCCTGCCATTATCCCGCGATCCGCGCCGGCAATGCCAATGAGCGCATGGCGGTGGAGCGTCAGGCGATCAACGCCCCGATCCAGGGCTCCGCCGCCGACATCATCCGCCGCGCCATGATCCGCATGGAAGACGCGCTGTCAGGCTCGAAGCTGCATGCGCAGATGCTGTTGCAGGTACATGACGAACTGATCTTCGAGGTGCCGGAGGACGAGGTTGATCAGACCATCCCGCTGATCACCAGGATCATGCGCGAGGCGCCGCATCCCGCCCTGACGCTGAAGGTGCCGCTCGAAGTCGAAGCCCGTGCGGCGGATAACTGGGACGAGGCGCATTGA